The window CGGCCGCGCCGAGAATGGCGGTGCAGCGCAGGCTCAGCTCGTCCGCTGGCAGCTGGGCCGCGTGTGGGGCGAAGGCATCGTGCCAGATCCCGACATAGCGGGCGACGAGCTCGCGTTGCACGGCTTCCATGGCCTCGCTGCCCTTCAGCGCAGCCGAGAGCGCGTACCACTCGGTCCCGACCTCCAGGGCGCAACTCATATAGGCCGCAGCGATCGTCGCGGCGATGGCCTCGAGCCGGCCGGCCGTCGTCTTCAGCGTGTCGACGAGCAGGGCGGTCTGCTTGTCGTCGATGCGCCGGAAGAGCTCGACCATCAGCACCTCGCGGGTGCCGAAATGATCATAGGCGACCGGCTTGGTGACGCCGGCGCGCTCGGCGACGCGCGCCAGCGTCAGGGCCTCGGTGCCTTCCTCGCGCACCATCACCTGGGCGCAGTCGAGCAACTGTTCGCGGCGTTCCTGCTTCGGCAGCTTGCGGGCTGATGCGGCGGCGAAAGTCGGTGGCATGGCGATTCAAGTTTCCCGGCGAAGGCCGCTTGACAAAAGGGAAAACGCATTCCTACTTAAAGTAACTTACTATTAGTAGAAATTCCAGCCCTCCAATGGCTGGCTCCGTTAAGGAGACCATCAGATGCCCAGCATACAACATCCCGTCCTCATCATCGGCGGCTCCGGCGTCGTCGGCGCACAGGCAGCAACAGCGATCCGCCGCCTGCATCCGGGCCTGCCGGTGACGATCGCCGGCCGCGACCTTGCCAAGGCGCAGGCGGTTGCTGACAGGCTCGGCGTTCAGGCGTTGGCTGCCGACCTCTCCCGGCCTGATCTCGGCCTGTCGGAAGGGGCCCGCTTCAGCGCCGTCATCGTCTTCGTGAAGGACGATTGGAGCCATGCGCTGCGCTTCGCCCAACGTCACGGCATCCCGCATCTCAGCGTCTCCAGCGGCGCTTTCGAGATCGGCATCGAGGCCGCGCACTTCATTCATGCTCCGCAGGCGGCGCCGGTCGTTCTCGCCAGCCAATGGCTCGCTGGGGCGGCGCTGTTCCCGACACTGGACTATGCCAGGGCATACCGTTCGATCGAGACGATCCATGTCGGCGTGCTGCTCGACGAACAGGACATGGGCGGGCAGGCGGCCCTGGCCGATTATGAGCGCATCACGCAGTCGGGCTCGGCGACCTTGACGCTGAAGGATGGCCGCTTCGCCTGGATCGCGGGCGAGGAGGCCAAGGCGCGCTATCGCAGCGTCGACGGCGTCGAGCTTGCGGCCACTGCATATGGGCCGCTCGATGTGCTCAGCCTTGCGACCGCGACCGACGCGAAGAATATCCGCTTCGACCTTGCCTTCGACGTCTCGGCCAGCCGCCGACGCGGCGAGCCATTCTCGACCGAGAGTGTGATCACGATCGAAGGATTGCTGCACTCGGGCGAGCGCGCCACGCGCAGCTACGAGGTCGTCCATCCGCAGGGGCAGGCGCCGCTGACGGCGCTCGGCGTCGCGCTTGCAACCGAACGCGCGCTCGGGCTCGCCGGCGGCGAGGCGCTGAAGCCCGGCCTCTATTTCCCCGACGGGATCATCGACCCCACTTACTACGTCGCCCGGATGAAGGAGTTCGGCGCGACCTTCACGGAGGCCAGGACCAATGGCTGATCCCGCTTTGGGTCCCGTCCTGATCCTCGGCGGCTATGGCAGCGTTGGCTCGCGCACGGCCCGCGCCTTGCGCCAACTTCACCCCGAGCTGCCGCTGGTGATCGCCGGCCGTGATGCGGCCAAGGCTGAGACGCTGGCTGCGGAACTCGGCCATGCCAGCACCGCGCCGCTCGACCTCGAACGCGACGATCTCGGCCTGCCGGCCGACCTCAAGCCCGCGGTCGTGCTGATGGCGGTGTGCGATCTTTCACTGCGCACGCAGAGTTGGGCCGCAGCGCAGGGCGCGGCCTATGTCGCGCTCTCTGACAGCGTGTTCGAGGTCGGCCCGGCGATCGCCGGCTTCATCAACCGGCCCAAGGCTGCGCCGGTCGTGCTGCTTGGGCACAGCATGGGCGCGGTGCCGGCGCTCGCCGCGCTGCATGCCGCCGGCGATTTCGCGCGCGTCGATGCGATCGAGGTCGGCCTCGTCTTCGATCCGGCTGATCCGCTCGGCCTGGCGTCGCAGCAGGACATGGACCGCATCGGCGCGATCGGTCCGGCACCGCTGGTCAAGTCGGAAGGCTTATGGCGCTGGATCGGCGCGCCGCAAACCGAGCGCAGCTATACCGGCATCGATGGACGCGCGCACCAGGGCGCGACGGTCGGCCTGGTCGACGTCTTCAGCCTGTCAGCGAGCGAGGCGAAGAGCGTGCGCGTCGACTTCGCGGAGGGGCAGACGGCGAGCACGCTGCGCGGCGAGGGACCTTCGCATGAGGTGATCATCGAGATCACCGGCCAGCGCAAGGACGGTCGCGAAGGCCGGTTCCGCTGGGAACTGGTCGACCCCGACGGCTATGCCGCGCTCAGCGCCAAGGGCATCGCCGTGGTGATCGAGGGCCTGTTCGGGCTTGCGGGCAAAGAACGGCCGGTGAGCGGCCTGCATCTGCCCGAGACGCTGGTCGACACCGGCCATCTGATGCGGCGGCTGGGCGAGTTCGGCATCGCGATGCGCGAAGTCTGAGCCTCTTCCGTCATGGTCGGGCTCGTCCCGACCATCCACGTCTTCCTTCGGGCAAGCGGTG is drawn from Bosea sp. Tri-49 and contains these coding sequences:
- a CDS encoding TetR/AcrR family transcriptional regulator, whose product is MPPTFAAASARKLPKQERREQLLDCAQVMVREEGTEALTLARVAERAGVTKPVAYDHFGTREVLMVELFRRIDDKQTALLVDTLKTTAGRLEAIAATIAAAYMSCALEVGTEWYALSAALKGSEAMEAVQRELVARYVGIWHDAFAPHAAQLPADELSLRCTAILGAAEAISLELLRGHIDEGRASATLATLVTATIRAPISTAAS
- a CDS encoding NAD(P)-dependent oxidoreductase yields the protein MPSIQHPVLIIGGSGVVGAQAATAIRRLHPGLPVTIAGRDLAKAQAVADRLGVQALAADLSRPDLGLSEGARFSAVIVFVKDDWSHALRFAQRHGIPHLSVSSGAFEIGIEAAHFIHAPQAAPVVLASQWLAGAALFPTLDYARAYRSIETIHVGVLLDEQDMGGQAALADYERITQSGSATLTLKDGRFAWIAGEEAKARYRSVDGVELAATAYGPLDVLSLATATDAKNIRFDLAFDVSASRRRGEPFSTESVITIEGLLHSGERATRSYEVVHPQGQAPLTALGVALATERALGLAGGEALKPGLYFPDGIIDPTYYVARMKEFGATFTEARTNG
- a CDS encoding NAD(P)-dependent oxidoreductase, which translates into the protein MADPALGPVLILGGYGSVGSRTARALRQLHPELPLVIAGRDAAKAETLAAELGHASTAPLDLERDDLGLPADLKPAVVLMAVCDLSLRTQSWAAAQGAAYVALSDSVFEVGPAIAGFINRPKAAPVVLLGHSMGAVPALAALHAAGDFARVDAIEVGLVFDPADPLGLASQQDMDRIGAIGPAPLVKSEGLWRWIGAPQTERSYTGIDGRAHQGATVGLVDVFSLSASEAKSVRVDFAEGQTASTLRGEGPSHEVIIEITGQRKDGREGRFRWELVDPDGYAALSAKGIAVVIEGLFGLAGKERPVSGLHLPETLVDTGHLMRRLGEFGIAMREV